The Bacteroidales bacterium sequence TGAAGCCAGCGTACGGCGGATACCCCTTCAGGGGCTAGGGGTGAGCGAGGGACAGCACGAATAACTTCAAACTCCTGTCAAACCCGCCTGTCGGCGGACAGACATTTAAAACAAAACAGAACACAAATCCATCGAAAGCCGGACACGGTACAACGGATTTTCACAGATTTTTATCCTTTTAAATATTATCCGCGGTCATCCCTGTCTGCCGACCCGCCTGCCGTCGGGCAGGCAGGCAGGCGCGTTCCATCTCTTCCGCGTTCCAAGAACATTCATGAAGCTCAAAGCCATTCTCATCACATACCTCACGCTCCTCCTCCTCGCCACGGTGCTACCACTCAACAGCGCCGGGGAGGCACTGAACGAGAACCATGTTTTCACGCTGCGGTGGGACTACCTGCTCCACGCGCTCGTGTACGCGCCCCTGCCTGTACTCCTCGCATGGCAGCTCAAAAAACTCTGGCCCGCTGTCCTGCTTGCCCTTGCCCTGGCAGCAGGCCTCGAACTCATACAGGCCCTCCTGCCCTACCGGGGTTTTAACATGAATGATATGGTGGCGAATGGGACTGGGGTGCTGATGGGAGGTTTATTGACAATGACTTTTTAAAAAATATGCTTAAAAGCAGGTTGTTAAATTAGTGATGAGTTATCAGTAACCATCAATTAACAATAACAGAATTTTTACTTAGTCGAATTGGAGAGTACTTCGGATTTAAGATGGCTGAAACCAGGCTTGCTTTTTTGGGTGGCCAAATTCGATTCTTATCAAAATATTTTTTATCAAAACCCAGAATACAAGTTTTAGAACATGGGGCTGAAATTTATGCAGGCTACTTAAATGATAAAGAATTTGTTGAAAAAGTAGAAGAAATTGATAAAGCCAGAGAGTTATTTACAGTCCAGTTTACGAATGAAGTTATAAATCATTTCTATGGTGAACAGGCTGAGAAGATTTTTAAAGATTACATAAAAATGCTTATTTTTGATGCAATTATTGGAAATAATGACCGACATTTTTACAATTGGGGGATAATTAATGATGTAAAAGGCCAACAAAAACCTGTATTCTCTCCAATTTATGATACAGCAAGAGCTTTATTTTGGAACTATCATGAAAATAGAATACAAGAACTTGTAAAGGATAAAAATCAGACGAGCAAACATATTAAAAAGTATGCAGATAATAGTTTCCCAAAAACGGGCTGGGAAGGA is a genomic window containing:
- a CDS encoding VanZ family protein translates to MKLKAILITYLTLLLLATVLPLNSAGEALNENHVFTLRWDYLLHALVYAPLPVLLAWQLKKLWPAVLLALALAAGLELIQALLPYRGFNMNDMVANGTGVLMGGLLTMTF
- a CDS encoding HipA domain-containing protein — its product is MSNHQLTITEFLLSRIGEYFGFKMAETRLAFLGGQIRFLSKYFLSKPRIQVLEHGAEIYAGYLNDKEFVEKVEEIDKARELFTVQFTNEVINHFYGEQAEKIFKDYIKMLIFDAIIGNNDRHFYNWGIINDVKGQQKPVFSPIYDTARALFWNYHENRIQELVKDKNQTSKHIKKYADNSFPKTGWEGYNKLNHFELMNKLYEHGFLENIQILKEIFYDEKFIHNVHKRINSEFEGLLSHERINLINSCLLYRYKKIRKILNFES